The following DNA comes from Enterocloster bolteae.
AATGAACAGATTCAGGTGCTCGCTTAATACCTTTGCGGCCAGGCTGACAGCCTCATCGGGAGCCAGGGTGCCGTTGGTATAAATCTCAAGTGTAAGCTTATCGTAGTCCGTCTGCTGCCCCACACGTGTATTGGCTACTGCCATGTTCACGCGCTCCACAGGAGTGTAGATGGAATCAACTGCTATGACCCCGATTGGTAAATCGTCGTTCTTATTCTTATCGGCGCTGATATAGCCGCGGCCCTTGGTGATGGTAAGTTCCATATAGAACTTGCTGTCCGTGCCGCCGCTTAAGGTGGCGATAATCTGATCCGGATTCATGATCTCGATATCAGCATCTGCCTGGATATCAGCTGCAGTAATTACACCTTCGCCTTCAAATTCAATGTATGCAACCTTGGGCTCATCGGTATCGCTGTTGTTCTTAATCGCTAAGCTTTTGATGTTCATAATAATTTCAGTCACATCTTCCTTAACTCCGGGAATAGAACTGAACTCATGCAAAACGCCATCGATTTTTACCTGACTCACTGCGGCTCCGGGTAAAGAAGAAAGCATAATTCTTCTTAAGGAATTGCCCAGCGTAGTGCCGTAACCTCTCTCAAGTGGTTCAACTACAAACTTGCCGTATCTCTTGTCTTCTGAAATCTCTGCGATTTCAATGTTTGGTTTTTCAAAATCGAACACTAATAGCCCCTCCTTTTTGGGTTTCTATCAAATCTCGAGGGAAATAAAGCACTGCAAAGCAGTGCACTGCCCAAACACAGCCCAAGGCGTAAGTTCGGGTTTTTCATCCTGCAAAGTACGCCTGCCCTATAAAGGACAGGCATACCTTGTACAATTTATAATCAATTGTAGGATTACTTGGAGTACAACTCGACGATAAGCATTTCGTTTACTGGAACATCAATCTCATCCCTGGTTGGCATTTCCTTAACAGTACCGCGCAGGTTCTCCTGGTCTACATCCAGCCAAGCCGGAACCATACGTCCGCCGGTTACTTCCAGGACGTCTTTGTATCTCTGTGCGGATTTGTATTTCTCCTTCACTTCGATGACATCCCCAGCCTTAACACGGTAGGATGGAATGTTCACTGGCTTGCCGTTAACCAGAATGTGCTTATGGTCAACAATCTGTCTTGCTTCCTTGCGTGTACGGCCCAGACCCATGCGGAACAGAACGTTGTCCAGTCTGCACTCTAACAGGATCATCAGGTTAGTACCTACCATACCGTTCATCTTGGATGCCTTAGCATAGTAATTACGGAAAGGTTTCTCTAATACACCGTAAATGAATTTGGCTTTCTGCTTTTCTCTTAACTGCATGCCGTATTCACTTAACTTTTTGTTTGTTCTCTTGGATTCTCTGTTGGACTTTTTATCAATTCCTAAATAGATTGGATCCAGACCAAGGGATCTACATCTTTTAAGAACAGGAACTCTATCTACTGCCACTTTAATTACCTCCTAATTAAAATCAATCAGACTCTTCTACGTTTTGGCGGACGGCATCCGTTATGTGGAACTGGTGTCACGTCCTTAATGCTGGTTACTTCCAATCCACATGCCTGAAGGGCACGGATTGCTGCTTCACGTCCTGAACCAGGACCCTTTACCATAACGTCTACGGATTTTAAGCCATGTACGAGAGCTGCCTTAGTAGCAGTTTCTGCCGCCATCTGGGCTGCATATGGAGTAGATTTTCTTGAACCTCTAAATCCAAGACCACCGGCACTAGCCCATGAAAGAGCGTTACCCTGCGCATCAGTTAATGTAACAATTGTGTTATTAAAAGATGACTGGATATGTGCCTGTCCGCGTTCAACGTTTTTCTTTACACGCTTTTTTGTCACTTTTTTAGCTGTAGTGGACACTTTTTTAGCCATTTTAAACTAACCTACTTTCTCATTTTCTTGAATTCGCTCTTCCTGTTTTTAAAACATGTAAATCGAATTCGGTTACAATGTTGCTAATGAAATTCTTACTTCTTCTTGTTTGCTACTGTCTTCCTCGGACCCTTGCAAGTTCTGGCGTTGGTCTTTGTCTTCTGGCCACGAACCGGCAGGCTCTTTCTATGACGGATTCCTCTGTAGCATCCAATTTCCTGAAGTCTCTTGATGTTCATAGCAATCTCTCTACGAAGATCACCTTCAACAGTCTGAGTCTCAGCAATTGTGTTAGCCAGCTTTTTTACCTCATCATCGGTTAAATCCTTAACGCGAGTGTCTGGGTTAACGCCAGCTGCCGTTAAGATGCGGTTGGAGCTTGCTCTACCGATACCGTAGATGTAAGTAAGACCGATCTCAACACGTTTTTCTCTTGGTAAGTCAACACCTGAAATACGAGCCATGTGTGTAGTACACCTCCTAATTTTAATTAACCTTGTCTCTGTTTATGCTTTGGATTTTCACAAATTACTCTGATACTGCCTTTTCTCTTTATGATCTTGCATTTTTCGCAGATCGGCTTTACGGATGATCTAACCTTCACAGTAATTCTCCTTTCTATAGACCAACAAAGTTGCTAAAGCATTATATCAAACATTTGCCAATAATGCAAGCACTTTTTTATCTATGGTGTTTTATGTTCTTTTCCGGGGCAGGCGGTGTTTGACATCACTGGCCTGCTGGAAAACGGAACTCTTTCTTTACTCTGTCTTTATTCTGTCACCAGACAGCCTGTTTACCTTATTTATCTCTCCAGATGATTCTTCCCTTGGATAAATCATAGGGTGACAGCTCAATGGTCACTTTATCTCCTGGCAGGATGCGGATATAGTTCATACGAAGCTTTCCGCTGATGTGTGCCAGTACCTGATGGCCGTTCTCCAGTTCAACCTGGAACATGGCGTTGGGTAATTTCTCAATTACGGTTCCCTCAATTTCAATTACGTCTGCTTTTGACATTCTATTTTACCTCCTACTGCCTGCGGCTGCGGATGAAGCCTGCTATCTCCTCATCCCTCACCGCCGCGCCTTCTGTAAGCTTCTTCCTTAAGGTTTCATCGTGCTCATGTATGAGCTGCAAGTGTTTCCTGTTCTTGCGTTTCTGTTTACTTAAAGGGTGTTTCCTGCCGTCTGACAGATAAACATATTCCCCTTGGACACTGATTATGATATACAGTTCATTTTTGTCGTGGCCTGCTAAACTCTTTACCAGGCCGGCTTCCTTAAACTCTACCATAGGGCCACCTCAAACTACAGCGATAAAATCTCAGGTTCGCCATCCGTAATCAGGATGGTGTTCTCATAATGGGATGCCAGAGAGCCGTCCTCTGTCACAACGGTCCAGCCGTCATCCTCCCATACTACATCATAGCGCCCTGCAGTAATCATAGGTTCAATTGCGAGTGTCATTCCGGCAGCCAGCCTGATGCCTTTGCGGCGCTGGGCGAAATTGGGAATCTCCGGTGCTTCATGCATCTCCGTACCGATACCGTGACCTACCAGGTCCCGGACCACTCCGAAGCCAAAGCTTTCTGCATATTCCTGAATGGCTTTGGAAATATCATTGAGATGATTGCCAGCTTTTGCATACTTTATACCTTCAAAAAAGCTCTGCTGCGTCACCTCTACCAGTTTCCTGGCCTCCCCGCTCACTTCTCCAATCATATGGGTTCTGGCTGCATCGGACTGATATCCCTTCCATATAACACCTGTATCCAGGCTGACGATATCTCCTTCTTCCAGATAGCGGTGCTTATCCGGAATGCCGTGAACCACCTCATCGTTAATAGATATACACACAGATGCCGGAAAACCCTGATAATTCAGAAAGGATGGAACACATCCATGACTTCTTATCATATCTTCACACATCCGGTCGATTTCTTTGGTAGACATTCCCGGTACCAGGGTCCTGCCAAGCTCCTCATGAACCTTGGCAAGTATACGCCCTGCTTCCCGCATTAATTCAATTTCCCGTTCTGATTTAATCGTTACCATTCTTTATGCTCCTAAAATCCTGACAATGGCCTGGAATACTTCTTCCATATCCAATGTGCCATCTACCTCGGCTAAAACGCCTGCCTTTTTATAATACTCTATGAGAGGCTGAGTCTGGTCATGATAGACATCAAGACGCTTCTTAACAGTTTCAGGTTTATCATCATCCCTAAGTACCAGCTGCTGGCCGCATACATCACAGATTCCTTCCTTTTTAGGAGGATTGTATACGATATGATATGTTGCCCCGCAGGAAAGGCATGCGCGGCGTCCGGACATACGGTTTATGATGTTCTCATCCGGAACATCCACGTTGATTGCATAGTCAATGGCCTCACCCATGTCGCCCAGAGCTTTTGTAAGGCTCTCTGCCTGGGGAATAGTCCTTGGGAATCCGTCCAGCACATATCCGTTTTTGCAGTCCTCCTCATGGATGCGGTCCAGCAGCATGCCGATGGTGATTTCATCCGGCACAAGACCGCCTGCATCCATATAGGACTTGGCTTTCATGCCCAGCTCCGTGCCGTTTTTAATGTTGGCCCGGAAAATGTCCCCGGTAGAGATATGGGGAATCTGATATTTTGCTGCAATCTTTTTTGCCTGAGTACCCTTGCCGGCACCAGGTGCGCCTAACATGATAATCTTCATAAACCCAGTCCTCCTCGTTATGAGCACTTAGTGGCCGTATTTTGGCCGCTTACGTGCGATACATGTCACCTCCACTTGGTGAGGTCTTCCACGAGCCAGTGGAGTGGCTCGTTATGAGCACTTAGTGGCCGTATTCCGGCCGCTTACGTGCGATACATGTCACCTCCACTTGGTGAGGTCTTCCACGAGCCTAGTGGAGTGGCTCGTTATGAGCACTTAGCCGCCGTATTCCGGCCGCTTGCGTGCAATACATGCCACTGGCACTTGGCGAGGTCCCCTCACGAGCTTAGTGCAGCGGCGCGTTATAAGCTATAAATACAACAAATCCGCCCCTGTGGAATACCACAAAGGCAGATTGATTGATTCAACTGTGGTTGTTAATCGTTCAAAAATCCCTTATAATAACGCACAAGCATCTGAGATTCTACTGCTTTGATTGTCTCAAGCACAACGCCAACGATAATAATCAGGGACGTTCCGGAAAATGAGATTCGGCTGACGTTGAGTAAACCGGACGCAAGAATCGGAACAATCGCAATCACTATCAGGCCGCATGCACCAATAAAAACAATATAATTCAATATCTTATTCAAATAATCGCTGGTTGGCTTGCCAGGACGAATGCCCGGGATAAAGCCGCCCTGCTTCTTCATGTTATTGGCCACTTCCAACGGGTTAAACGTAATGGACGTATAGAAGTAAGCGAACATAATCAGCAATGCAATATAAATCACCAGACCGATGGAGTATATAGGATACTCAGGCCTGCACCATGAACCCGAATTGAGCACCATCAGAATCTTACTGCCGATGGAGTTTGGATCAATCGTAAAGAACTGAGAAATCACCACCGGGAAGGACATGATGGAAGAAGCAAAGATTACCGGCATAACGCCTGCGGTATTTATCTTCAGTGGGATGTTGGAAGCCTGTCCGCCAACCATCTTACGGCCAACCATCTTCTTGGAATACTGGACCGGAATTCTCCTCTCGGCATCGTTCAGCACGATAACGAAAACTACCATAGCCAGGATAATCAGGGCAATCACTACAACGCTGAAAATCATCTTTGTAACCGTCTGTCCGAAGATAAAGCGGTAATAAAGAGTTTTCATATCATCCGGCACACTGGACAGGATGTTGAATAACAGTACGATTGAGATACCGTTTCCAACGCCCTTTTCCGTAATCTGCTCGCCGATCCACATGAGCAGGGCACTGCCCGTTGTCATGGTGACGATGGCGATGATGATGTTCCATGCGTTATAATCTATCAGAAGTCCCTGACGTCCGAAGCCGATGGCCATGGCACTTGATTCAATCAGTGCCAGGCCCACGGTGGTATAGCGGGTGTATTCCTGAATCTTCTTTCTTCCGTCCTCGCCATCCTTCTGCAGCTCTTCCAGTTTTGGAATTGCAATGGTCAGAAGCTGGATGATGATGGAAGATGTGATGTATGGCGTAATGCTCAGGGCAAAGATGGACATGGATGAAAATGAACCACCTGTCATGGCATTAAAGAAGCCAAACACATCCGTTGTCTGTTTCGCAAACCAATTCGCAAAGAACGATGTCTCGATTCCCGGAATCGGCAGCTGGCTGCCAAAACGGATGACTACCAGCATCATGAAGGTATAGAGAATCTTAGTGCGAAGCTCTTTTACCTTGAATGCATTTCTGATCGTTTTAAACATTAGATCACCTCGCAGGTTCCACCTAAAGCTTCGATTTTAGATTTTGCACCTTCACTGAATGCATTAACCTTAACGGTCAGCTTTTTGGTTAATTCTCCATTTCCAAGGATCTTTACACCATCTCTTGGGTTCTTAACGATTCCTGCCTCGATTAAGGTCTCAACCGTAACCTCAGCATCATTATCGAACCTTTCCAGAGCGCTTACGTTAATACCAATAATGGTCTTAGAATTCATATTAGTGAAACCACGCTTTGGCAGACGTCTGTATAAAGGCATCTGTCCGCCTTCAAAGCCAGGCCTTGTTGCTCCGGAACGAGCTTTCTGACCCTTATGGCCCTTACCTGCGGTCTTACCATTACCAGAACCATGGCCACGGCCTTTTCTAAAATTATCGCTATGCTTTGAACCTGCAGCAGGCTGTAAATTTGACAACTCCATGACTGCACCTCCTTACTCTATATGATTAGACTTCTTCAACTTTTACTAAATGCCGCACTGCTGCGACCATGCCTCTGACAGCGCCATTATCTGGCATTTCAACCGTCTTGTGCATCTTGGTCAGTCCAAGAGCCTTAACCGTTGCTTTCTGCTTTGGAACAGCACCGATAGGGGACTTGACTAATGTGATTTTTAATTTCTCTGCCATGTCTTTCTCCTCCTATTAGCCTACGATTTCTTCCACAGATTTGCCGCGCAGTCTTGCGAATTCTTCCGGAGTCTTTAAGGAAGTAAGGCCTGCAAGAGTTGCCAGAACTACATTTGTCTTGTTGTTGGATCCTAAGGATTTTGTACGGATGTTCTTGATTCCTGCCATCTCCAGTACGGAACGTGCCGGACCGCCGGCGATAACACCAGTACCTTCAGGAGCTCTCTTTAACAGAACAGCTGCACTTCCGAATTTACCGATAAAATCATGTGGGATACTCTTATTCTCATCTACAGGAATCTCTACCAGATTCTTAATTGCGGCTTCTTTACCTTTGCGGATGGCCTCCGGAACCTCGCCGGCCTTTCCTAAACCTGCGCCAACGTGGCCGTTGCCATCGCCTACTACTACCAGAGCGGAAAATCTCATGGTACGTCCACCTTTAACAGTCTTGGATACTCTCTTGATTGCCACTACCTTGTCATTCAGCTCCATCTGACTGGCGTCAATAATTGTACGCTTCATGCTTGTTCTCCTCTCTATTAGAAATCCAGACCAGCCTCGCGGGCTGCGTCTGCTAATGCCTGAACTTTGCCCTGATATATAAAGCCGCCTCTATCGAAAACAACTTCCTTGATACCTTTTTCAAGGGCTCTCTTTGCAATAACTGTACCTACATATGCTGCAGCTGCCTTATCGTTGGTCTTCTCCAGTTCAGCATTTACTTCTTTCTCAACTGTGGAAGCAGCAACCAGGGTGTTACCAACCGTATCGTCGATAATTTGAGCATACATATGATTATTACTTCTAAACACTGCCAGACGCGGTCTCTCTGCTGTGCCAGCAAAACGGTTACGCATTCTGTTGTGTTTCTTTACGCGAATTTCGCTTCTTGACTGTTTGTTAACCATTTTTACACTCTCCTTAATTATTTCTTACCAGTCTTACCAACTTTACGTCTGATAACCTCGTCAGCATACTTGATACCCTTGCCCTTGTATGGCTCAGGTCTTCTCTTGTCTCTGATTTCAGCAGCGTATTGGCCAACTTTTTCTTTACTGATACCTTTAACGATAATCTTGTTCTGACCTTCCATAACGGTCTCGATGCCCTCTGGATCTTCCATCTCTACCGGATGGGAGTAGCCCAGGTTCAGGGTAAGCTTCTTGCCCTGCTTAGCGGCCCTGTAACCAACGCCGTTTACTTCAAGAACCTTCTCATACCCTTCTGTAACACCATGAATCATGTTGTTAACCAGGGTTCTGGTCAGACCATGTAAAGATTTCATCTTCTTTAAATCGTTTGGTCTGCTTACTATAATCTGTCCATCTTTCTGCTCGATGGTCATTTCTACGGGGAGCTCTCTCTCTAATGTTCCCTTTGGACCTTTTACAGTCACTTTGTTTCCTTCTGCGATTGTAACAGTAACTCCTGCCGGAACCGCAACTGGCATTCTACCGATACGTGACATGCCTTTACCTCCTACTTAAATTCTCGGAAGGAACTGTGCGTTCCTTCTGTTTTCAGTTTCCTCTATCTCATCATTACCAAACAAATGCCAATACTTCGCCGCCAACACCTAACTGACGTGCTTCTTTATCTGTAATCACGCCCTGGTTGGTGGAGATGATAGCGGTACCAAGTCCGCCCAGTACCTTGGGAAGCTCTTCCTTGTTAGCGTATACACGCAGACCCGGTTTGGAGATTCTCTTGATACCGGAAATGATTTTCTCGTTCTTGTCTTTGCCGTACTTTAAGGTGATTCTGATGGTCTGGAAACCGCCGTCCTCTACCATGTCGTACTTTGCAACATAACCCTCTTTTACCAGGATGTCAGCGATAGCTATTTTCATCTTGGATGAAGGTACGTCTACTGTATCATGTTTTGCAGTGTTTGCATTACGAATTCTTGTAAGCATATCTGCAATCGGATCGCTCATTGTCATTTTAAAATGCCTCCTTCCTAATTCTCTCTATTTTACCAGCTAGCTTTCTTAACGCCAGGAATCTGACCCTTGTATGCTAACTCGCGGAAACAGATACGGCAGATACCGTACTTTCTTAAATAAGCATGTGGACGGCCACAGATTCTGCAGCGGTTGTACTCTCTGGTGGAGAATTTAGCCGGACGCTGCTGTTTAATCTTCATTGAAGTCTTAGCCATGAAAGTTTCCTCCTAACTATTTTGCAAACGGCATATTGAATAATGTCAAAAGTTCACGAGCTTCTTCGTCAGTCTTAGCGGTGGTAACGAAGATGATATCCATACCTCTTACCTTGTCAACTTTGTCGTACTCAATCTCAGGGAAGATCAGCTGCTCTTTGATACCGAGCGCATAGTTTCCTCTGCCATCAAATGCGTTAGGGTTAACACCTCTAAAGTCACGTACACGGGGCAGTGCCAGGTTTACCAGACGGTCAAGGAATTCATACATTCTCTCGCCGCGCAGTGTTACCTTGCAGCCGATTGCCATGCCTTCACGGAGCTTAAAGTTAGCAATGGACTTCTTTGCCTTGGTGGTTATAGCCTTCTGTCCGGAGATGATTTCCAAATCCCTTACAGCAGAATCCAGAACCTTGGCATTTTCCTTTGCTTCGCCTACGCCCATGTTGATAACGATCTTATCAAGCTTCGGCACCTGCATAACGTTCTTATATCCAAATTTTTTCATCAGAGCGTCTACCATCTCGTTCTGATACTGTTCTTTTAATCTAGCCAACGTTTTTTTCCTCCTCTCCTGAATTAGTCGATTACTTTGCCGGTTGTCTTAGCCACGCGAACCTTCTTGCCGTCTTTTTCTTCAAATCCGACCCTGGTTGCCTTGCCGTCTACTACCAGCATTACATTGGAGATATCAATAGGAGCTTCCTGGTTAACAATGCCGCCCTGTGGGTTGCCCGGAGCCTGCTTTGTGTGCTTGGTAACCATGTTGCAGCCCTGAACCAGAACTTTGTTCTTCTTTGTATCAACAGAGATAACCTTTCCCTGCTTATCTTTATCTTTACCTGCGATTACGACTACTAAGTCGTCCTTCTTAATCTTATTCACAGTAACACCTCCTTATAATACTTCGGGAGCTAAGGAGACAATCTTCATGAACTGTTTGTCTCTTAATTCTCTTGCTACAGGCCCAAAGATACGAGTTCCTCTTGGAGTCTTGTCATCCTTAATAATTACTGCTGCGTTCTCATCAAATCTGATGTAAGAACCGTCTTTACGGCGTGCGCCCTTAACGGTACGTACCACTACAGCCTTTACAACATCGCCCTTCTTTACAACACCGCCTGGTGTTGCATCTTTAACGGAAGCAACGATGATATCACCGATATTTGCATATCTTCTGGTTGAACCACCTAATACACGGATGCAGAGAAGTTCTTTTGCACCGGTATTGTCGGCAACTTTAAGTCTTGTTTCCTGCTGAACCATACCTGTTACTCCTTCCTCATCTCATTATCTAGCTTTCTCGATAATCTCAACAAGTCTCCATCTCTTATCCTTGGACAGTGGTCTTGTTTCCATTACTTTTACTGTATCACCGATGGTGCACTCATTCTTTTCATCATGAGCTTTTAACTTCACGGTTTTCTTAACGATCTTACCGATTACAGGATGTTTTACATGGTCCTCGATAGCAACTACGATTGTCTTATCCATCTTGTTGCTGACCACTTTACCGGTACGGGTCTTTCTCAAATTTCTTTCCACGGTAAATGTCTCCTTTCGCATTATGCGTTAGCCTTCTCAGTGATAACAGTCTGGATCCTGGCAATGTTCTTGCGAACTTCCTTAATCCTGGATGTGTTATCCAGCTGATTGGTTGCATTCTGGAATCTTAAATTGAACAGTTCCTTCTTCGCAGCTACTAACTCTTCATTCAGCTCATTTGCTGACTTATTCTTTAACTCTTCTACAAATTTATTAGTTTTCACTGTTATCACCGCCTTCTAAATCTGCTTTAGAAACAATCTTACACTTGCATGGCAGCTTGTGCATAGCAAGACGCAGAGCTTCTCTAGCTGTTTCCTCTGGTACACCAGCGATTTCGAATAATACACGGCCTGGCTTTACAACTGCTACCCAGTACTCCAGAGCGCCTTTACCGGAACCCATACGGGTTTCTGCTGGCTTTGCTGTTACAGGTTTATCCGGGAAAATCTTAATCCAGACTTTACCGCCACGCTTGATGTAACGGGTCATGGCCACACGGGCAGCCTCAATCTGGTTTGATTTGATCCAACATGGTTCAGTGGAGACTAAACCGTACTCGCCGTTAGAAATCGTGTTGCCTCTTAATGCCTTGCCGGCCATGGAACCACGGAACTGCTTACGACGCTTAACTCTCTTAGGCATTAACATTATTTATCGCTCCCTTCCTTGTTTCCTTTAGTAGGAAGAACTTCGCCCTTGTAGATCCATACCTTTACGCCAATCTTGCCGTAGGTTGTATCTGCTTCTGCGAAACCATAGTCAATATCTGCTCTTAATGTCTGAAGCGGGATGGTACCTTCGCTGTAGAATTCAGTACGTGCCATATCAGCTCCACCCAGGCGGCCTGCAACAGCAGTCTTGATGCCCTTAACGCCTGCCTTCATGGTTCTTCCCATGGTGGACTTCATTGCACGACGGAAGGAAACACGGTTTTCCAGCTGCTGAGCGATGGACTCTGCAACCAGCTGTGCATCCCTGTCCGGACGCTTGATTTCCTTGATGTCGATGAACAGCTTCTTATCAGTCAGCTTCTGAACTTCCTTCTTCAGCTTCTCGATTTCAGAACCACCCTTACCGATAACCACGCCTGGCTTAGCGGTATAAATGATAATCTTAACCCTGTCAGATGCACGCTCAATTTCAATCTTGGAAATGCCGGCACTGAACAGTCTCTTCTTGAGGAACTTTCTCATATTGTAATCTTCAACCAGGCAGTCAGCAAAATCAGCTTCTGCATACCACTTGGAATCCCAGTCTTTAATAACACCGACTCTTAAGCCGTGTGGATTAACTTTCTGTCCCATATTTGCCTCCTATCTCTCATTCAGAACAACAGTGATGTGGCTCATTCTCTTCTCGATCCTGTAAGCACGTCCCTGAGCTCTCGGTCTGACTCTCTTCATGGTCGGGCCCTGGTTAGCGTAGCACTCTTCAACATAAAGTTTTGCCGGGTCCATTCCGTTATTGTTCTCAGCATTTGCTGCTGCTGATTCCAGTAACTTTTTGATTAAGCTGGAAGCGTATCTGGGATTGTAAGTTACAATACCAAGTGCGGTCTGTAAATCTTTGCCTCTGATGGCATCTAATACAAAGCAAGCCTTCTGGACAGACACTCTTGCGTAAGACAGTGTTGCGCTTGGTCTTGTGTCCTTCTGGGCATTTCTTTCTCTCTTGACTTGGGATCTATGTCCTTTTGCCATTGGTAAAACCTCCTTTCAATTTACCGTGAATTACTTTCTCACGCCGGACTTCTTCTCGTCTTTACCGTGACCTCTATAGGTTCTGGTTGCTACGAATTCGCCCAGCTTATGTCCTACCATATCTTCGGTTACATATACCGGAACGTGTTTCCTGCCGTCATGAACTGCAATTGTGTGACCAACCATCTGTGGGAAGATTGTAGAACGGCGGGACCAGGTTTTGATTACCTGCTTCTGTCCTGCTGCATTCATAGCGTCTACTTTCTTTAACAGATGCGCGTCTGCAAATGGTCCTTTTTTCAGTGAACGAGCCATGTGTTCTTAACCTCCTTTAACTATTTGATGGTTCTGCCATCACGTCTTCTTACGATCAACTTGTTAGACTGCTTGTTTTTCTTTCTGGTCTTCAGACCCAGAGCAGGCTTGCCCCATGGTGTGCACGGACCTGGACGGCCGATACCACACTTGCCTTCACCACCACCGTGTGGATGGTCGTTGGGGTTCATTACGGAACCGCGGACTGTAGGTCTGATACCCATGTTGCGCTTCCTACCAGCTTTACCAATGTTGATCAGGGAGTGTTCGCCATTGCCCACAACACCGATTGTTGCGCGGCAGATGATTGGAACCATTCTCATTTCGCCTGAAGGTAAACGTAAGGTTGCATACTTGCCTTCCTTAGCCATCAACTGTGCTGAAT
Coding sequences within:
- the secY gene encoding preprotein translocase subunit SecY; translation: MFKTIRNAFKVKELRTKILYTFMMLVVIRFGSQLPIPGIETSFFANWFAKQTTDVFGFFNAMTGGSFSSMSIFALSITPYITSSIIIQLLTIAIPKLEELQKDGEDGRKKIQEYTRYTTVGLALIESSAMAIGFGRQGLLIDYNAWNIIIAIVTMTTGSALLMWIGEQITEKGVGNGISIVLLFNILSSVPDDMKTLYYRFIFGQTVTKMIFSVVVIALIILAMVVFVIVLNDAERRIPVQYSKKMVGRKMVGGQASNIPLKINTAGVMPVIFASSIMSFPVVISQFFTIDPNSIGSKILMVLNSGSWCRPEYPIYSIGLVIYIALLIMFAYFYTSITFNPLEVANNMKKQGGFIPGIRPGKPTSDYLNKILNYIVFIGACGLIVIAIVPILASGLLNVSRISFSGTSLIIIVGVVLETIKAVESQMLVRYYKGFLND
- the rpsD gene encoding 30S ribosomal protein S4, which gives rise to MAVDRVPVLKRCRSLGLDPIYLGIDKKSNRESKRTNKKLSEYGMQLREKQKAKFIYGVLEKPFRNYYAKASKMNGMVGTNLMILLECRLDNVLFRMGLGRTRKEARQIVDHKHILVNGKPVNIPSYRVKAGDVIEVKEKYKSAQRYKDVLEVTGGRMVPAWLDVDQENLRGTVKEMPTRDEIDVPVNEMLIVELYSK
- the rpmJ gene encoding 50S ribosomal protein L36 produces the protein MKVRSSVKPICEKCKIIKRKGSIRVICENPKHKQRQG
- the infA gene encoding translation initiation factor IF-1, giving the protein MSKADVIEIEGTVIEKLPNAMFQVELENGHQVLAHISGKLRMNYIRILPGDKVTIELSPYDLSKGRIIWRDK
- the rpmD gene encoding 50S ribosomal protein L30, whose amino-acid sequence is MAEKLKITLVKSPIGAVPKQKATVKALGLTKMHKTVEMPDNGAVRGMVAAVRHLVKVEEV
- the rpsK gene encoding 30S ribosomal protein S11, which encodes MAKKVSTTAKKVTKKRVKKNVERGQAHIQSSFNNTIVTLTDAQGNALSWASAGGLGFRGSRKSTPYAAQMAAETATKAALVHGLKSVDVMVKGPGSGREAAIRALQACGLEVTSIKDVTPVPHNGCRPPKRRRV
- a CDS encoding adenylate kinase — protein: MKIIMLGAPGAGKGTQAKKIAAKYQIPHISTGDIFRANIKNGTELGMKAKSYMDAGGLVPDEITIGMLLDRIHEEDCKNGYVLDGFPRTIPQAESLTKALGDMGEAIDYAINVDVPDENIINRMSGRRACLSCGATYHIVYNPPKKEGICDVCGQQLVLRDDDKPETVKKRLDVYHDQTQPLIEYYKKAGVLAEVDGTLDMEEVFQAIVRILGA
- a CDS encoding KOW domain-containing RNA-binding protein, which encodes MVEFKEAGLVKSLAGHDKNELYIIISVQGEYVYLSDGRKHPLSKQKRKNRKHLQLIHEHDETLRKKLTEGAAVRDEEIAGFIRSRRQ
- the rplO gene encoding 50S ribosomal protein L15 — its product is MELSNLQPAAGSKHSDNFRKGRGHGSGNGKTAGKGHKGQKARSGATRPGFEGGQMPLYRRLPKRGFTNMNSKTIIGINVSALERFDNDAEVTVETLIEAGIVKNPRDGVKILGNGELTKKLTVKVNAFSEGAKSKIEALGGTCEVI
- the map gene encoding type I methionyl aminopeptidase, whose product is MVTIKSEREIELMREAGRILAKVHEELGRTLVPGMSTKEIDRMCEDMIRSHGCVPSFLNYQGFPASVCISINDEVVHGIPDKHRYLEEGDIVSLDTGVIWKGYQSDAARTHMIGEVSGEARKLVEVTQQSFFEGIKYAKAGNHLNDISKAIQEYAESFGFGVVRDLVGHGIGTEMHEAPEIPNFAQRRKGIRLAAGMTLAIEPMITAGRYDVVWEDDGWTVVTEDGSLASHYENTILITDGEPEILSL
- a CDS encoding DNA-directed RNA polymerase subunit alpha, whose amino-acid sequence is MFDFEKPNIEIAEISEDKRYGKFVVEPLERGYGTTLGNSLRRIMLSSLPGAAVSQVKIDGVLHEFSSIPGVKEDVTEIIMNIKSLAIKNNSDTDEPKVAYIEFEGEGVITAADIQADADIEIMNPDQIIATLSGGTDSKFYMELTITKGRGYISADKNKNDDLPIGVIAVDSIYTPVERVNMAVANTRVGQQTDYDKLTLEIYTNGTLAPDEAVSLAAKVLSEHLNLFIDLSENAKTAEIMVEKEDNEKEKVLEMNIDELELSVRSYNCLKRAGINTVEELCNRTSEDMMKVRNLGRKSLEEVLAKLKELGLQLNPSDDN
- the rpsM gene encoding 30S ribosomal protein S13; this encodes MARISGVDLPREKRVEIGLTYIYGIGRASSNRILTAAGVNPDTRVKDLTDDEVKKLANTIAETQTVEGDLRREIAMNIKRLQEIGCYRGIRHRKSLPVRGQKTKTNARTCKGPRKTVANKKK